From a single Nicotiana tabacum cultivar K326 chromosome 8, ASM71507v2, whole genome shotgun sequence genomic region:
- the LOC107817477 gene encoding putative late blight resistance protein homolog R1B-16: protein MAYAAITSLMSTIQQSMQLTGHNLQSFYEKLESLIAITEKPCNNMIGNLGPLTRLEAKVIELACSTEDMVDSESRNVMVDLESRNVINIISRTISFWRLRFLLKQAIRDIDCTAKKWIGTQTNQDLKAQNPILPSTSERALEPENMMVGHENEFEMMQDQLARGASELEVVSIVGMGGIGKTTLANKIFSDPFIMSRFDIRAKVTISQEYCPRKGLLGLLSSITGKTDKPYEQQDDGQLKDRLQKLLKGRRYLIVVDDIWNEAAWDDIKLCFPDCNNRSRILLTTRNVEVAEYASSGKPPYQMRLLNCHESCDLLHKRVFLNECFPPEFEQLGKQIALNCKGLPLAIIVIAGLLSKIGKSMDEWQMVVENVSSLVSTDVDVQCMRVLALSYHHLPRRLKSCFLYFAIFPEDEQIFVNKLVELWAVEGFLKVDDMNNIEKVGEEFLKELIDRSLISIQNLSFDGKIESCGMHDLIRELCLREAQNMNFVNVIGEENDRNPCAQLMHFSRSRSRISIQSNNRDDSIEAKLAIYPEKDARSIICFRGHWFVQKSLRFKLVRVLDLALVRCSTFPSGILDLIHLRYLALTLYPHLESGKEIPSTTVIPPPISSLCYLQTFKLYLPISKNLVFPFILPSEILAMPQLRHLFLDWNYLQSYETTKKSLVLKNLQCLSGWNPCYCTGSVFRLFPNLKKLQIRGIPKDFNHHALFDFCNLDQLEELEFCVTYPRFGCFLDRTTHPEGRLRLHNPPLFNAEDAFAPFQLPHPNNFPQNLKNLAFSGTFFCWKDLSGFGKLPKLESIKLGYDAFQDKEWEIVDEVFPRLKFLLLEDLEIRHWRASCDNFPCLERLFLKGCWYLDSIPQDFADITTLALIDIWRCAKSVENSAKQIQQDMQDNYAISIEVHIH, encoded by the coding sequence ATGGCTTATGCTGCTATTACTTCCCTCATGAGCACCATACAACAATCAATGCAACTTACTGGACATAACCTGCAATCGTTCTATGAAAAGCTTGAATCGTTGATAGCTATTACGGAGAAACCGTGCAATAATATGATAGGCAATCTTGGTCCATTGACAAGATTGGAAGCTAAAGTGATAGAGCTAGCATGCAGCACAGAAGATATGGTTGACTCGGAATCAAGAAATGTTATGGTTGACCTGGAATCAAGAAATGTTATAAACATAATTTCACGAACAATATCCTTTTGGAGACTTCGTTTCCTCTTGAAACAAGCAATACGAGACATTGATTGCACCGCGAAGAAGTGGATAGGAACACAGACCAACCAAGATCTGAAAGCACAAAATCCGATTCTTCCCTCTACATCTGAACGTGCTTTGGAGCCCGAGAATATGATGGTCGGCCATGAAAATGAATTCGAGATGATGCAGGACCAACTTGCTAGAGGAGCTAGTGAACTAGAAGTTGTCTCAATTGTAGGTATGGGGGGCATTGGCAAAACAACTCTGGCGAACAAAATCTTCAGTGATCCATTCATTATGTCTCGCTTTGACATTCGTGCAAAAGTTACTATTTCACAAGAGTATTGTCCGAGAAAAGGACTCCTAGGCCTTCTCTCTTCTATCACTGGAAAGACCGATAAACCTTATGAGCAGCAAGATGATGGGCAACTAAAGGACCGACTTCAAAAGCTCCTAAAAGGTAGGAGATACTTGATAGTCGTTGATGACATATGGAATGAAGCAGCTTGGGATGATATAAAACTATGCTTCCCAGACTGTAACAATAGGAGTCGAATACTCTTGACCACTCGAAATGTGGAAGTGGCTGAATATGCTAGCTCAGGTAAGCCTCCTTATCAAATGCGCCTTTTGAATTGCCATGAAAGTTGTGATTTACTGCACAAAAGGGTCTTTCTGAATGAATGTTTCCCCCCTGAATTCGAACAACTTGGGAAACAAATTGCATTAAACTGCAAAGGATTACCCCTAGCAATTATTGTAATTGCTGGACTTCTTTCCAAAATCGGTAAATCAATGGATGAGTGGCAAATGGTTGTTGAGAATGTAAGTTCATTAGTAAGCACAGATGTTGATGTCCAATGCATGAGGGTGCTAGCATTGAGTTACCATCACTTGCCTCGTCGCCTAAAATCGTGCTTTCTGTATTTTGCAATCTTCCCAGAGGATGAACAGATTTTTGTCAATAAACTTGTGGAATTATGGGCTGTAGAGGGATTTTTGAAGGTGGACGATATGAATAACATAGAAAAGGTGGGTGAAGAATTTCTAAAAGAACTTATAGATAGAAGTTTAATTTCAATCcaaaatttgagttttgatggAAAAATCGAGAGTTGTGGAATGCATGATTTGATTCGTGAACTATGCTTGAGGGAAGCTCAAAACATGAATTTTGTGAATGTTATTGGAGAAGAGAATGATCGAAATCCATGTGCACAGTTGATGCATTTTTCTAGGAGTCGAAGTCGGATCAGTATCCAATCGAACAATCGAGACGATTCTATTGAGGCAAAATTGGCCATATATCCTGAAAAAGATGCCCGTTCTATTATCTGTTTTAGAGGGCATTGGTTCGTGCAAAAGTCGTTACGTTTCAAGCTAGTAAGAGTACTAGATCTTGCTTTAGTGAGATGTAGTACTTTTCCTAGTGGGATACTTGATCTAATTCACTTGAGATACCTTGCTTTGACTCTTTATCCTCACTTGGAGTCGGGAAAAGAGATTCCCTCAACAACAGTCATTCCTCCACCGATATCTAGCCTATGTTATCTGCAAACCTTTAAACTTTACCTTCCTATTTCCAAAAACCTGGTCTTTCCTTTCATATTACCATCAGAAATTTTGGCGATGCCACAATTAAGGCACCTCTTTTTAGATTGGAATTACTTGCAGTCTTACGAGACTACGAAGAAAAGTTTGGTTCTGAAAAATTTGCAGTGTCTGTCTGGATGGAATCCTTGCTATTGTACTGGCTCTGTCTTTAGACTATTTCCCAACTTAAAGAAGTTGCAAATACGTGGCATCCCAAAAGACTTTAATCAccatgcactctttgatttttgCAACTTAGATCAGCTCGAGGAATTGGAATTTTGTGTTACTTATCCGCGTTTTGGTTGCTTTCTGGATAGAACTACACATCCAGAAGGCCGTTTGAGGCTCCATAATCCCCCTTTATTTAATGCAGAAGACGCTTTTGCACCTTTTCAGCTACCTCATCCAAATAATTTTCCACAAAACCTCAAGAATTTAGCTTTTAGTGGCACTTTTTTTTGTTGGAAGGATTTGAGCGGTTTTGGTAAATTGCCTAAACTCGAGTCCATTAAACTTGGATATGATGCTTTCCAAGACAAGGAGTGGGAAATAGTTGATGAAGTATTTCCTCGCTTGAAGTTCTTGCTCCTCGAAGACTTAGAGATTAGGCACTGGAGAGCCAGTTGTGACAATTTTCCGTGCCTTGAACGACTATTTCTCAAAGGTTGTTGGTATTTGGATTCAATCCCTCAAGATTTTGCAGATATAACCACGCTTGCTCTAATTGATATATGGAGGTGTGCAAAATCTGTTGAGAATTCCGCCAAGCAGATTCAACAGGACATGCAAGATAACTATGCAATTTCTATTGAGGTCCATATCCATTAG